In Flavobacteriales bacterium, the genomic stretch AAGGAGATAATGCTAAACTGATTCCTGCTAAAGTTGCTCCAGTCCCACAGTCGGTTAGAATCACATCAAAATCCAATGTTATCTCATCAACAATATCTTTACAACCTAAAACACCTTCAATATTTCCTCCTCCCTCTGGAATAATATAAGCACCATTAAACTGCTCTTTTATACGCTTTATAAATGACTCTGAATGTTTTTCCCTATAAGCTGTTCTAGAAATATAATGCAGTTGCATTCCCAGCTCTTTTGCTCTAGATAGTGTAGGGTTTAATACCTGCTGTTCCTCACCTCTTATCACTCCAAAAGTCGGTATTCCAAAATCAAAACCTACCTTAGCTGTAGCTAAAATATGATTAGAATATGCTCCTCCAAACGTTAAAATTGAACGATAATTCCCTTCTTTAAAAGCTTGGATATTGTATTTCAATTTACGCCATTTATTCCCCGAAACCTCATCATGAATTAAGTCATCTCTTTTCACCCAAACCTCAATACCTTTCTTCTCAAACAAAGGATGTCGTAATGGATGTAGAGGAGAGGGGATTTTCATTCTTTTTGTATAGAGAACCAGGCTTTATTTTATCAACTGAATAGCCCCCTCATACGTTTGGGTGGAATCGTTAACATAATCCACTTCAATAACATAATAATAAGTTCCTGAATTATGATTTCCACCATCCCATGTCGCACTTAATCCATTTAACTCTGTTACTTTTCTTCCCCATCTATTAAAGATTGCGCCTCTCAAATCTTTTCCATTAATTGTTGCGATTTTGAAGACCTCGTTTACACCATCTCCATTTGGAGTGAAGACATTAGGTATAACCGCTGCTGTTGGCAACTCTCCATTGACGATAATAGTTTGAGTAGCCATAGCAGTACACCCTTGCTCTGTAACAGTTAATAACACATTATATTCTCCTGGAAGTAAAAATGTTTCTGTTGGGTTCTCAAGAGAACTATTATTTCCATTATCAAAATCCCATGTATAAGCAAC encodes the following:
- a CDS encoding pyridoxal-phosphate dependent enzyme → MKIPSPLHPLRHPLFEKKGIEVWVKRDDLIHDEVSGNKWRKLKYNIQAFKEGNYRSILTFGGAYSNHILATAKVGFDFGIPTFGVIRGEEQQVLNPTLSRAKELGMQLHYISRTAYREKHSESFIKRIKEQFNGAYIIPEGGGNIEGVLGCKDIVDEITLDFDVILTDCGTGATLAGISLALSPYQKAIGIPVLKGGSFIEEEVNSFYKLMGEDVAHTHRIELHTDYHFGGYAKYQPELITFMQDFYKQTAIKTDPVYTGKLFYALMDLVQKDYFPKQSKIVVVHTGGLQGIAGFEKRYKRSIYDA